One window of Brassica napus cultivar Da-Ae unplaced genomic scaffold, Da-Ae ScsIHWf_270;HRSCAF=446, whole genome shotgun sequence genomic DNA carries:
- the LOC106361251 gene encoding TATA-box-binding protein 2 yields MAEQGMEGSQPVDLSKHPSGIVPTLQNIVSTVNLDCKLDLKAIALQARNAEYNPKRFAAVIMRIREPKTTALIFASGKMVCTGAKSEHLSKLAARKYARIVQKLGFPAKFKDFKIQNIVGSCDVKFPIRLEGLAYSHSAFSSYEPELFPGLIYRMKQPKIVLLIFVSGKIVITGAKMREETYTAFENIYPVLTEFRKIQQ; encoded by the exons ATGGCTGAACAAGGAATGGAAGGGAGCCAGCCAGTTGACCTTAGCAAGCATCCTTCAGGGATCGTTCCAACTCTTCA AAACATTGTATCGACAGTGAACTTGGACTGCAAGCTTGATCTTAAAGCCATAGCTTTGCAGGCTCGTAATGCTGAATATAACCCCAAG CGTTTTGCTGCGGTAATCATGAGGATAAGAGAGCCAAAGACCACAGCTTTGATCTTTGCTTCTGGGAAAATG GTGTGTACTGGAGCTAAGAGTGAACATCTTTCGAAGCTGGCTGCGAGAAAG TACGCTCGGATTGTCCAAAAGCTTGGCTTTCCTGCAAAGTTCAAG GATTTCAAGATTCAGAACATTGTAGGGTCTTGTGATGTCAAATTCCCCATTAGGCTGGAAGGTCTTGCATACTCTCACAGTGCTTTCTCAAGT taCGAGCCTGAACTATTCCCAGGACTGATATATAGGATGAAACAACCAAAGATAGTACTCCTTATTTTTGTGTCTGGAAAGATTGTTATAACTGGAGCCaag ATGAGAGAAGAGACTTACACCGCCTTTGAGAATATCTACCCAGTTCTTACAGAGTTCAGGAAAATCCAGCAATAA
- the LOC106361248 gene encoding ruBisCO large subunit-binding protein subunit beta, chloroplastic-like — protein sequence MASTFTATSSIGSMVAPNGHKSDKKLMNKLSSSSFGRRQNVCPRLRRSSPAIVCAAKELHFNKDGTTIRRLQAGVNKLADLVGVTLGPKGRNVVLESKYGSPRIVNDGVTVAREVELEDPVENIGAKLVRQAAAKTNDLAGDGTTTSVVLAQGFIAEGVKVVAAGANPVLITRGIEKTAKALVAELKKMSKEVEDSELADVAAVSAGNNEEIGSMIAEAMSRVGRKGVVTLEEGKSAENALYVVEGMQFDRGYISPYFVTDSEKMSVEFDNCKLLLVDKKITNARDLVGVLEDAIRGGYPILIIAEDIEQEALATLVVNKLRGTLKIAALRAPGFGERKSQYLDDIAILTGATVIREEVGLSLDKAGKEVLGHAAKVVLTKETSTIVGDGSTQDAVQKRVTQIKNLIEQAEQDYEKEKLNERIAKLSGGVAVIQVGAQTETELKEKKLRVEDALNATKAAVEEGIVVGGGCTLLRLASKVDAIKATLENDEEKVGADIVKRALSYPLKLIAKNAGVNGSVVSEKVLSNENVKYGYNAATGKYEDLMAAGIIDPTKVVRCCLEHAASVAKTFLMSDCVVVEIKEPEPVPAGNPMDNSGYGY from the exons ATGGCGTCAACTTTCACAGCAACGTCTTCCATTGGTTCAATGGTTGCTCCAAATGGTCACAAATCTGATAAGAAACTTATGAACAAGTTGTCTTCAAGCTCATTCGGAAGGAGGCAGAACGTGTGCCCCAGGCTCAGAAGATCCAGTCCTGCAATTGTATGCGCAGCCAAGGAGTTGCATTTCAACAAAGACGGGACTACCATTAGGAGACTTCAA GCTGGTGTCAACAAGCTTGCAGACCTAGTTGGTGTTACACTTGGACCTAAAGGGCGAAATGTTGTTCTTGAGAGCAAGTATGGATCTCCAAGAATTGTTAACGATGGTGTCACTGTTGCTAGGGAG GTTGAACTGGAAGACCCTGTTGAGAACATTGGTGCAAAGCTTGTCAGGCAAGCAGCTGCCAAGACCAATGACTTGGCCGGTGATGGTACCACCACATCTGTGGTTCTTGCACAAGGTTTCATTGCTGAGGGTGTCAAG GTGGTTGCTGCTGGTGCAAACCCTGTATTGATCACTAGAGGCATTGAGAAGACAGCCAAGGCTTTGGTTGCCGAGCTCAAGAAAATGTCTAAGGAG GTTGAAGACAGTGAACTTGCAGATGTGGCAGCTGTTAGTGCGGGTAACAACGAAGAGATTGGAAGTATGATTGCCGAAGCAATGAGCAGAGTTGGCAGGAAAGGTGTGGTGACACTTGAAGAGGGAAAAAGTGCAGAGAACGCACTCTACGTTGTGGAAGGAATGCAATTTGACCGTGGTTACATCTCACCTTACTTTGTGACAGACAGTGAAAAAATGTCAGTTGAGTTCGACAACTGCAAG TTACTTCTTGTTGACAAGAAAATCACCAATGCAAGGGATCTCGTTGGTGTTCTGGAGGATGCCATTAGAGGCGGATACCCAATTCTAATTATTGCAGAAGACATTGAGCAGGAGGCATTAGCGACCCTTGTAGTTAACAAGCTTAGAGGTACACTGAAGATTGCAGCTCTCAGAGCTCCAGGATTTGGAGAGCGCAAGAGTCAATACCTTGACGATATTGCCATTCTCACTGGAG CAACTGTGATTCGTGAGGAAGTTGGTCTTTCACTAGACAAAGCTGGAAAAGAGGTTCTTGGACATGCCGCAAAGGTCGTCCTCACAAAGGAGACGTCGACCATTGTGGGTGATGGGAGCACACAGGACGCAGTGCAAAAGCGTGTTACACAGATTAAGAATCTTATTGAG CAAGCAGAGCAAGATTATGAGAAGGAAAAACTGAATGAGAGAATTGCAAAGCTCTCTGGTGGAGTTGCTGTGATTCAG GTGGGAGCACAAACTGAGACAGAACTCAAAGAGAAGAAACTGAGAGTTGAAGATGCTCTTAATGCTACAAAG GCTGCTGTTGAGGAAGGTATTGTCGTTGGTGGTGGTTGTACTCTGCTTCGCCTTGCTTCCAAGGTTGATGCCATTAAAGCCACCCTTGAAAATGATGAAGAAAAG GTTGGAGCGGATATCGTGAAAAGAGCACTGAGTTACCCTCTGAAACTGATTGCCAAGAATGCTGGAGTCAATGGAAGCGTAGTTAGCGAGAAG GTGCTTTCTAACGAGAACGTGAAATACGGTTACAATGCTGCAACCGGCAAGTACGAGGATTTAATGGCTGCAGGAATCATTGATCCAACAAAG GTTGTGAGATGTTGCTTGGAACACGCAGCTTCGGTTGCAAAGACATTCTTGATGTCAGACTGTGTTGTTGTTGAGATCAAGGAACCTGAGCCAGTTCCCGCAGGCAACCCAATGGACAACTCAG GATATGGATACTGA
- the BNAA05G13750D gene encoding protein MET1, chloroplastic, translating to MSLAPTSYPSLYSLPRTQQNPALITQPIFISAKSLFLSSNSCNTHVAKRRSFALKASETEPTAKPEAGGGEGSEEEEEKYETYEIEVEQPYGLKFRKGRDGGTYIDAILPGGFADKTGKFTVGDRVIATSAVFGTEIWPAAEYGRTMYTIRQRIGPLLMQMEKRYGKVDDSGELTEKEIIRAERNAGFISSRLREIQMQNYLRKKELKAQREKDLREGLQFSKNGKYEEALERFESVLGSKPTPDEASIASYNVACCYSKLNQVQAGLSALEEALKSGYEDFKRIRSDPDLENIRKSEAFDPLMKQFDESFINESAINAIKSLFGFNKK from the exons ATGTCTTTAGCTCCGACCAGTTATCCATCTCTCTATTCACTACCAAGAACCCAGCAAAACCCTGCCTTGATCACTCAACCCATCTTCATTTCCGCCAAAAGTCTCTTCCTTTCGAGCAATTCGTGCAATACCCATGTGGCAAAACGCCGGAGTTTCGCTCTGAAGGCATCCGAGACAGAGCCCACAGCCAAACCTGAAgcaggaggaggagaaggaagtgaggaagaagaagagaagtacGAGACATATGAGATAGAAGTGGAGCAGCCTTATGGTTTGAAATTCAGGAAAGGAAGAGATGGTGGTACTTACATTGATGCCATCTTGCCTGGTGGATTTGCTGATAAAACCGGAAAATTCACAGTAGGAGACAGAGTTATTGCCACAAG TGCAGTGTTTGGAACAGAGATTTGGCCTGCAGCTGAGTACGGTAGGACTATGTACACCATCCGTCAGCGAATTGGTCCTTTGCTTATGCAGATGGAGAAGCGTtatg GTAAGGTGGATGATTCTGGTGAGTTAACAGAGAAAGAGATAATAAGAGCTGAGAGAAATGCCGGATTCATTAGCAGTAGGTTGAGAGAGATTCAG ATGCAAAACTATTTGAGGAAGAAAGAACTGAAAGCTCAACGGGAGAAGGATCTTCGTGAAGGGCTTCAGTTTTCCAA GAATGGTAAATATGAAGAAGCACTGGAGAGGTTTGAGTCTGTGTTAGGCTCTAAACCAACACCAGATGAGGCATCAATTGCAAGTTACAATGTTGCTTGTTGCTACTCTAAACTTAATCAG GTTCAAGCTGGTCTCTCTGCTCTGGAAGAAGCATTGAAGTCAGGATATGAAGATTTCAAG AGAATCCGAAGTGATCCAGATCTGGAAAACATCAGGAAGTCGGAAGCTTTTGATCCACTCATGAAGCAGTTTGATGAATCTTTCATCAACGAAAGTGCCATTAACGCCATCAAATCCTTGTTTGGCTTTAACAAGAAATAG
- the LOC106361249 gene encoding KIN17-like protein, with the protein MGKNDFLTPKAMANRMKAKGLQKLRWYCQMCQKQCRDENGFKCHCMSESHQRQMQVFGQNPTRVLEGYSEEFEATFLDLMRRSHRFSRIAATVVYNEYINDRHHVHMNSTEWATLTEFVKYLGKTGKCKVDETPKGWFITYIDRDSETLFKERLKNKRVKSDLAEEEKQEREIQRQIERASDMFNAGDDGEKKKDEDLSLKSGVKVGFSLGGGIIKQAVTTSGQARGESSKHMFEDEEDERGEKRKRSGGDSERGSALAELMREEEKMKERMNRKAYWLCQGITVKVMSKALAEKGYYKQKGVVRKVIDNYVGEVEMLDSKHVLRVDQEELETVLPQIGGLVKIVNGAYRGSNAKLLGVDTDKFCAKVQIEKGVYEGRVIKAIEYEDVCKIA; encoded by the coding sequence ATGGGGAAGAACGATTTTCTAACCCCGAAGGCGATGGCGAATCGGATGAAGGCGAAGGGTCTTCAGAAGCTCCGATGGTATTGCCAGATGTGCCAGAAACAGTGCCGTGACGAGAACGGCTTCAAGTGCCACTGCATGAGCGAGTCTCACCAGCGTCAGATGCAGGTCTTCGGCCAGAACCCCACTCGCGTCCTCGAAGGCTACTCCGAGGAGTTCGAGGCGACCTTCCTCGATCTCATGCGCCGTAGCCACCGCTTCTCTCGTATCGCCGCCACCGTGGTTTACAACGAGTACATCAACGACCGGCACCATGTTCACATGAACTCCACGGAGTGGGCGACTTTGACGGAGTTTGTTAAGTACTTGGGGAAGACTGGCAAGTGCAAGGTCGACGAGACTCCTAAAGGTTGGTTCATTACTTACATCGATAGAGATTCTGAGACTTTGTTTAAGGAGAGGTTGAAGAATAAGAGGGTTAAGAGTGATTTGGCTGAGGAGGAGAAGCAGGAGAGGGAGATTCAGAGACAGATCGAAAGAGCTTCGGATATGTTCAATGCTGGTGATGAtggtgagaagaagaaagacgaaGACTTGAGTTTGAAGAGTGGAGTTAAGGTTGGGTTCTCTCTTGGTGGAGGGATTATTAAACAGGCTGTTACTACTAGTGGTCAAGCGAGGGGGGAGAGCTCGAAACATATGTTTGAGGATGAAGAGGACGAGAGAGGGGAGAAGAGGAAAAGAAGCGGAGGAGACTCGGAGAGGGGATCGGCTTTGGCTGAGTTGATGAGGGAGGAAGAGAAGATGAAGGAGAGGATGAATCGTAAAGCTTACTGGTTGTGTCAAGGGATCACTGTCAAGGTGATGAGTAAAGCTCTGGCTGAGAAAGGTTATTATAAGCAAAAGGGTGTTGTGAGGAAAGTGATTGATAACTATGTTGGGGAGGTTGAAATGCTTGATTCTAAGCACGTGCTACGAGTTGATCAGGAGGAGCTTGAGACGGTGCTTCCACAGATTGGAGGGTTGGTGAAGATTGTGAATGGGGCTTATCGTGGTTCAAACGCCAAGTTGTTGGGTGTGGATACAGACAAGTTTTGCGCTAAAGTGCAGATTGAGAAAGGTGTCTACGAAGGAAGAGTCATAAAAGCCATTGAGTATGAGGACGTATGCAAAATTGCTTAG
- the LOC125601957 gene encoding catalase-2-like: MIALFRLWSLMVYDENDDDCAGLDEDKTVMINLTQDKYSVLVVNYFPSRYDPVRHAEKYPTPPVVCYGKRERCIIEKGNNFKETVDRYRSFTPERQGRFIGRGIDALSDPPITHEIRSIWISYWSQANKSLGQKLASRLNVRRGI; encoded by the exons ATGATTGCTCTGTTTCGACTCTGGAGTTTGATGGTTTATGATGAGAACGATGATGATTGTGCAGGTCTTGATGAAGATAAAACCGTAATGATCAATCTGACTCAAGA CAAATATTCTGTGCTGGTG GTTAACTACTTCCCTTCAAGGTATGACCCGGTTCGCCATGCAGAGAAGTATCCAACTCCACCTGTAGTCTGCTACGGAAAACGTGAGAGG TGTATTATTGAGAAAGGGAACAACTTCAAGGAGACTGTAGATAGATACCGTTCCTTCACACCAGAGAG GCAAGGACGTTTCATCGGTCGAGGGATTGATGCTCTATCAGACCCTCCCATCACACATGAAATCCGCAGCATCTGGATATCTTACTGGTCCCAG GCTAATAAGTCACTGGGACAGAAGCTGGCAAGCCGTCTGAACGTGAGACGAGGTATCTAA